A genome region from Dendrosporobacter quercicolus includes the following:
- a CDS encoding adenine phosphoribosyltransferase: MKFKEKIREIQDFPEKGIQFKDITTLLKDGKAFHAAINQLAQPFRHQDIDLVVGPEARGFVVGAPVAYALGVGFVPVRKSGKLPGETLSYRYTLEYGENVLEVHRDAVKPGQKVLIADDLLATGGTTRAVVQMVEQLGGEVVGLTFMIELLYLKGRQLLGHDNITSLLKYKQ, encoded by the coding sequence GTGAAGTTTAAGGAAAAGATTAGAGAAATCCAGGATTTTCCTGAAAAGGGAATCCAGTTTAAAGATATTACCACACTGCTCAAAGACGGCAAAGCGTTTCATGCTGCCATCAACCAATTGGCCCAGCCGTTTCGCCATCAGGACATTGATCTGGTCGTCGGGCCGGAGGCCAGGGGATTTGTTGTTGGAGCTCCGGTGGCCTATGCCTTGGGTGTGGGCTTCGTGCCGGTAAGAAAATCCGGCAAACTGCCGGGTGAGACGCTCAGCTACCGGTATACACTGGAATATGGCGAGAATGTGCTGGAGGTTCACCGGGATGCGGTTAAGCCGGGCCAGAAAGTGTTAATTGCCGATGATCTGCTGGCAACCGGCGGAACAACCCGGGCGGTTGTCCAAATGGTGGAGCAGCTGGGGGGCGAGGTTGTCGGCTTGACGTTTATGATTGAACTGCTATATTTAAAAGGCCGGCAATTATTAGGGCATGATAATATTACTTCACTGCTTAAATATAAGCAGTGA
- a CDS encoding RelA/SpoT family protein, producing MGNEAIAPIEDIIKQIQAYQPDAPVELVRKAYAFAYDAHEGQLRVSGEEYIIHPLGVAQILADLKIDAVTISASLLHDVVEDTGYSLVELEKHFSKEIALLVDGVTKLNRIEYKSKEEQQLENYRKMFLAMAKDIRVVLIKLADRLHNMRTLKHMPEAKQRKIAGETLEIFAPLAHRLGMSNIKWELEDLALRYLEPEKYYELVEKVKQKRKEREELVNASIQILIERLGTVGIIADIQGRPKHFYSIYKKMQKGNKDLSEIYDLSAIRILVDSVKDCYGALGIVHTLWKPLPGRFKDYIAMPKSNMYQSLHTTVIGTRGQPLEIQIRTWTMHQVSEYGIAAHWRYKEGGKGADKEFDQKLSWLRQLLEWQQELRDPREFMEALTLDVFSDEVFVFTPKGDVIDLPAGSIPIDFAYRIHTDVGHRCVGAKVNGKIVPLEYKLINGDIVEIITSKQNNGPSRDWLNIVGSSETRNKIRQWYKKEKREENVAKGRELIEKESKKLGYDWKALSKGDRLIEVAKKFNILNEEDLLAALGFGGVTIHGVMTKLIELHKKELRSTTPPDISQILAGLKPKNTKRKSSHGVLVEGEAGLMVRLARCCNPIPGDGIVGYITRGRGVSVHRSDCPNILNQPDEYERMIEVNWDIHTDNTYKVTIEVTCSDRAGILSELMMIPAESKTNISSVNTRTHKNKTVTIILTLDISNASQVETIMTKLRRVKEVYSVYRSIPNMGMSGSN from the coding sequence ATGGGCAATGAAGCGATAGCGCCAATAGAGGATATCATTAAACAAATACAAGCATATCAGCCGGACGCGCCAGTCGAGCTGGTCAGAAAAGCGTATGCCTTTGCTTATGATGCGCATGAGGGTCAATTGCGCGTTTCCGGGGAAGAATATATCATTCATCCGTTAGGCGTTGCCCAGATTCTGGCGGACTTGAAAATTGATGCTGTTACCATTAGCGCTTCCCTGCTGCATGATGTTGTGGAGGATACCGGCTACTCCCTGGTGGAACTGGAAAAGCACTTCAGTAAGGAAATCGCCTTGCTGGTTGATGGGGTAACAAAGCTGAACCGCATTGAATACAAATCGAAGGAAGAACAGCAACTGGAAAACTACCGGAAAATGTTTCTCGCAATGGCGAAAGACATCCGGGTGGTACTGATCAAGCTGGCTGACCGACTTCACAATATGCGAACCTTAAAACACATGCCGGAAGCCAAGCAACGGAAAATAGCCGGAGAAACTTTGGAAATTTTTGCTCCCCTGGCGCACCGTCTGGGTATGTCCAATATTAAATGGGAGCTTGAGGATTTAGCGTTACGTTATCTGGAACCGGAAAAGTATTATGAACTGGTGGAAAAAGTCAAACAAAAACGCAAAGAACGGGAAGAACTGGTAAATGCCTCAATTCAAATTTTAATTGAGCGGCTGGGAACGGTCGGAATTATCGCTGATATTCAGGGGCGTCCCAAACATTTTTACAGTATTTATAAAAAAATGCAGAAAGGCAATAAAGATTTAAGTGAAATCTATGATCTTTCAGCAATCAGAATTTTAGTGGACAGCGTGAAAGACTGTTACGGCGCTCTGGGCATTGTTCACACTTTATGGAAACCGCTTCCGGGCCGCTTTAAGGACTATATTGCAATGCCGAAGTCCAATATGTATCAGTCTTTGCATACCACCGTAATCGGTACCCGGGGACAGCCGCTGGAAATCCAAATACGAACCTGGACGATGCATCAGGTTTCGGAATATGGCATTGCCGCACACTGGCGCTATAAAGAAGGCGGTAAGGGCGCTGATAAGGAATTTGATCAAAAATTGTCCTGGCTCCGGCAATTGCTGGAATGGCAGCAGGAACTCCGTGATCCCCGTGAATTCATGGAGGCTCTGACACTGGATGTTTTTTCCGATGAAGTGTTTGTATTTACGCCGAAAGGCGATGTGATTGATTTGCCGGCCGGATCAATACCGATTGATTTTGCTTATCGCATTCATACCGATGTCGGCCACCGGTGCGTAGGAGCCAAGGTCAATGGTAAAATTGTTCCGCTTGAATACAAATTGATCAATGGCGATATTGTTGAAATTATTACCAGCAAGCAGAATAACGGCCCCAGCCGAGACTGGCTGAATATTGTCGGTTCCTCCGAAACGCGCAATAAAATTCGTCAATGGTATAAAAAGGAAAAACGCGAGGAAAACGTAGCCAAAGGCCGGGAACTGATTGAAAAAGAAAGTAAAAAACTGGGGTATGACTGGAAAGCATTGTCCAAGGGCGATCGCTTAATTGAGGTGGCCAAAAAGTTTAATATTCTTAATGAAGAAGATCTTCTGGCAGCGCTGGGTTTTGGCGGTGTAACCATTCATGGCGTTATGACCAAGCTGATTGAATTACATAAAAAAGAATTACGCAGCACTACACCGCCGGATATTTCTCAGATTTTAGCCGGACTAAAACCGAAAAATACCAAACGCAAATCCAGCCACGGGGTGCTGGTTGAAGGCGAGGCCGGCTTGATGGTGCGGCTGGCGCGCTGCTGCAATCCGATTCCCGGCGACGGCATTGTGGGGTATATTACCAGAGGCCGGGGCGTTTCCGTTCACCGGTCCGACTGCCCGAATATTTTAAATCAGCCGGACGAGTATGAACGGATGATCGAGGTAAACTGGGATATTCATACCGACAATACGTATAAGGTTACCATTGAGGTTACCTGCAGCGACCGGGCGGGCATACTATCGGAGTTAATGATGATTCCCGCTGAGAGTAAGACCAACATTAGCTCGGTCAATACCAGAACCCACAAAAATAAAACCGTCACAATCATCCTAACGCTGGATATCAGCAATGCAAGTCAGGTCGAAACCATTATGACCAAATTGCGCCGGGTTAAAGAGGTGTACAGCGTATACCGCAGTATACCCAATATGGGAATGTCCGGCAGTAATTAG
- a CDS encoding MBL fold metallo-hydrolase, with protein sequence MIKFVKLAVGALGTNCYIVHCSETKQAAVIDPGGNAEEIIAYLRGEQLETVAIINTHGHADHIAANGKVQQATGAPVLIHEADAGMLISASLNLSSYIGGGLVLPPADRLLKDGDMIQVGNIQFKVLHTPGHTPGGICLSYDKVLFCGDTLFYQSVGRTDLPGGSMGKLMASVKEKLFVLPAETKVFPGHGPETTIGWEIANNPFV encoded by the coding sequence ATGATCAAATTTGTCAAACTGGCCGTAGGAGCACTGGGAACGAATTGTTATATTGTCCATTGTAGTGAAACAAAGCAGGCGGCAGTCATTGATCCCGGCGGCAATGCCGAAGAAATCATTGCTTATTTGCGTGGTGAGCAGCTTGAGACAGTAGCGATTATCAATACGCACGGTCATGCTGACCACATTGCGGCTAATGGCAAGGTCCAGCAGGCTACCGGGGCGCCGGTTCTGATTCATGAAGCCGATGCCGGCATGCTGATAAGCGCAAGTCTCAATTTGTCGAGCTATATTGGGGGCGGTTTAGTATTGCCGCCGGCCGACCGTTTACTCAAGGACGGTGATATGATTCAGGTCGGCAATATTCAGTTTAAGGTACTCCATACTCCCGGACACACGCCGGGCGGGATTTGTTTAAGTTACGATAAAGTTCTGTTTTGCGGCGATACATTATTTTACCAATCTGTGGGAAGGACCGATTTACCAGGCGGTTCAATGGGTAAACTAATGGCAAGCGTTAAAGAAAAATTATTTGTTTTGCCGGCAGAGACCAAAGTATTTCCCGGCCATGGGCCGGAAACCACGATTGGCTGGGAAATTGCCAATAATCCGTTTGTTTAA
- a CDS encoding AI-2E family transporter, with translation MAKSTEFWLKLAVILAGIYLLSQVTSIYLPVILSIILTFILNPLVNVLSRQRLWPLRRDLGRGPAVFFAFCLTLLIIAIVLSFILAPFFNEFNKLVNNLPYLMKQIQTLTIEVQKQINYIAIAGHLPTAVEQAMSSAAAYSLGLVRRIVNSIFNLASGIIELIIVPVLTYYLLKDWQLIKENVILLFSPGTRGKAGLIIDEMGTAVSGYIRGQFIVSIIVGLLVFGGMYGFGVEYPLVLGLLATITETIPIIGPIIGAVPAVVLAYLAAPALAVKVIIFYLVVQQFENQIIVPKIMGHVIDLHPIAVIISLLIGGQLFGVAGMMLAVPVAAIVKVLLNHLWIKEER, from the coding sequence ATGGCTAAGTCAACAGAATTTTGGTTGAAGCTGGCAGTTATTTTGGCCGGTATTTATCTGTTAAGTCAGGTGACTTCCATCTATTTACCGGTCATTTTATCCATTATACTGACGTTTATTTTGAATCCGCTGGTCAATGTTTTGTCCCGGCAGCGATTGTGGCCTTTGAGAAGGGATCTGGGCCGAGGTCCGGCGGTTTTTTTTGCTTTTTGCCTGACACTGCTTATTATCGCCATTGTCCTGTCCTTCATTTTGGCGCCGTTCTTTAATGAATTCAATAAATTGGTCAACAACCTGCCTTACCTAATGAAACAAATTCAGACATTAACCATTGAGGTTCAAAAACAGATTAATTATATTGCAATTGCCGGGCATCTGCCTACGGCGGTGGAACAGGCCATGTCCAGTGCCGCCGCTTACTCCCTGGGGCTGGTACGGAGAATTGTCAATTCCATTTTCAACCTTGCTTCGGGTATAATAGAATTAATTATTGTTCCGGTGCTCACTTACTACTTGCTGAAGGACTGGCAATTGATAAAAGAGAATGTCATCCTGTTATTCTCACCCGGAACCAGAGGCAAGGCCGGCCTGATCATTGACGAAATGGGGACGGCAGTGAGCGGCTATATCCGCGGGCAATTTATAGTAAGCATTATTGTGGGACTATTGGTGTTTGGCGGTATGTACGGCTTTGGCGTAGAATATCCGCTGGTGCTGGGGCTGTTGGCAACGATTACGGAAACCATCCCGATTATCGGACCAATCATCGGGGCCGTACCGGCAGTAGTCCTGGCGTATTTAGCCGCTCCGGCGCTGGCGGTAAAAGTAATCATCTTTTATTTAGTGGTGCAGCAATTTGAAAATCAGATTATTGTGCCGAAAATTATGGGGCATGTGATTGACTTGCATCCGATTGCTGTCATCATCAGCCTGCTGATCGGCGGCCAGTTATTCGGTGTTGCCGGGATGATGCTGGCGGTGCCGGTGGCGGCGATAGTGAAAGTATTGCTCAATCATTTATGGATAAAAGAGGAAAGATAG
- a CDS encoding Fur family transcriptional regulator, giving the protein MATINMGDLKQRFQERQYKLTPQRQIVLQAFVDNPGKHLSAEDVHNIVRKQSAEIGLATVYRTLELLSDMDVLQKMDFGDGRSRYEINEDSSEHHHHHLICLSCGTVKEFEDDLLETLETVIARKSNFKIVDHQVKFYGYCDKCQSSRED; this is encoded by the coding sequence ATGGCTACAATTAATATGGGTGATCTTAAGCAACGCTTCCAGGAACGGCAGTATAAGCTGACCCCGCAGCGCCAGATCGTGCTGCAGGCTTTTGTTGACAACCCGGGCAAGCATTTGAGCGCCGAAGACGTTCACAACATTGTGCGCAAGCAGTCGGCCGAAATTGGACTGGCAACCGTTTATCGCACCTTAGAGCTGTTAAGTGATATGGATGTGTTGCAAAAAATGGATTTTGGCGACGGACGCAGCCGTTATGAAATTAACGAAGACTCATCTGAGCATCATCATCATCATCTAATTTGTCTTAGCTGCGGAACAGTAAAAGAATTTGAGGATGATTTGCTGGAAACACTGGAAACGGTGATTGCCCGCAAGAGTAATTTTAAAATCGTGGATCATCAGGTGAAATTCTACGGCTACTGCGACAAGTGCCAAAGCAGTCGTGAAGATTGA
- the hemZ gene encoding coproporphyrinogen dehydrogenase HemZ, translating to MKIDWFCLADQDVILTGAIHEVMELFGVQPAAAPAGCTVSLGKHTVFLENCLAVDSDLVTVTTTMYYHSKTDDGVDKLVVSNCDRLANNQPAAVKRIVKLNILAAMRQLTGRGAVPWGILRGIRPGKIVHRLLDQALSRTETVNTLNAHYGIEQDKAELITDIAFRQRRFLLLPEKASRLVSIYIGIPFCPSRCLYCSFPAYVLPGVQQTGRFLQGLAKEIKLVRALMQRYGFSAQTVYIGGGTPTSLNSGQFAEMLEGVRSAFVTAETMEFTVEAGRPDSIDDRKIDAMRRMGVTRVSVNPQTMQEKTLKQIGRKHTVRDIISLFQKIRQSGVPVINMDVIAGLPGENELDITDTMEQICHLAPDNLTLHTLALKRGSLLKASLAEHILPSPETTQNMHKIAAAYAGKLQMQPYYLYRQKHISGNLENIGYAKPGAECVYNIQIMEERQTIFGLGPAATTKIVNPAGWSLENRFNAKDPATYVNKIDDAHFERCQLLAQAFAH from the coding sequence GTGAAGATTGACTGGTTTTGTCTGGCTGATCAGGATGTGATACTGACTGGCGCGATTCATGAGGTCATGGAGTTATTTGGCGTACAGCCAGCCGCAGCGCCGGCTGGCTGTACGGTCAGTCTTGGCAAACATACCGTTTTCTTAGAAAACTGCCTGGCTGTGGATTCTGATCTCGTGACTGTAACAACGACAATGTACTACCATTCCAAAACAGACGATGGTGTTGACAAGCTTGTGGTCAGTAACTGCGATCGCCTGGCGAACAATCAGCCTGCGGCGGTAAAAAGAATCGTCAAACTGAATATTCTGGCCGCCATGCGTCAGCTGACCGGCAGGGGCGCGGTTCCCTGGGGGATTTTGCGAGGCATCCGGCCCGGTAAAATTGTTCACCGGCTGCTTGATCAGGCGTTAAGCCGTACGGAGACGGTCAATACACTAAATGCTCATTATGGCATCGAGCAGGATAAAGCTGAGCTGATTACGGATATTGCTTTCCGGCAGCGCCGCTTTTTGCTGCTGCCGGAGAAGGCAAGCCGGTTGGTCAGTATTTATATTGGCATTCCTTTCTGCCCGTCCCGCTGTCTGTACTGTTCTTTTCCAGCTTATGTTTTGCCGGGCGTGCAGCAGACGGGCCGTTTTTTACAGGGGTTGGCCAAGGAAATCAAACTGGTGCGGGCGTTAATGCAGCGGTATGGTTTCAGCGCTCAGACAGTCTATATCGGCGGCGGTACACCGACCAGCCTGAACAGCGGACAGTTCGCCGAGATGCTTGAAGGGGTACGGTCGGCTTTTGTCACTGCTGAAACCATGGAGTTTACGGTTGAGGCCGGCCGGCCCGACAGTATTGATGACAGGAAAATTGACGCAATGCGCCGAATGGGCGTTACCCGCGTTAGTGTCAATCCGCAAACAATGCAGGAAAAAACGTTAAAACAAATTGGACGAAAGCATACTGTCCGCGATATAATAAGCTTATTCCAAAAAATCCGGCAGTCAGGCGTTCCGGTCATTAATATGGACGTGATTGCCGGCCTGCCGGGTGAAAATGAACTTGATATCACTGATACGATGGAACAAATTTGCCATTTAGCGCCGGATAATCTAACTTTACATACATTGGCCCTAAAAAGAGGTTCTTTGCTGAAAGCCAGCTTGGCGGAGCATATTTTGCCCAGTCCTGAGACAACGCAAAATATGCATAAAATAGCGGCGGCTTATGCCGGGAAACTGCAAATGCAGCCCTACTATTTATACCGCCAGAAGCACATAAGCGGTAACCTGGAGAATATCGGTTATGCCAAACCAGGCGCAGAGTGTGTGTATAACATTCAAATCATGGAAGAACGCCAGACCATATTTGGCCTTGGGCCGGCAGCTACCACCAAGATCGTCAACCCGGCCGGCTGGTCGCTGGAAAACCGGTTTAACGCCAAAGATCCGGCCACATATGTGAATAAAATTGATGATGCTCATTTCGAACGTTGTCAGTTGCTGGCTCAGGCGTTTGCTCACTAG
- the hisS gene encoding histidine--tRNA ligase, giving the protein MLISGPRGTKDILPEASAYWQYIEKAARDVCSLYGYREIRTPVFEHTELFLRGIGETTDIVEKEMYTFNDRGGRSITLRPENTAAVVRAFLEHKLYAETPPAKLYYIGPMFRYDRPQAGRFRQFHQFGIEAAGAKGPAIDAEVIRLAVHFLQKLGLNELVLQLNSVGCPECRPQYRKALQDFLREKLADLCFDCQSRFERNPLRILDCKEEKCTGLSQGAPQMVDCLCDDCSRHFTQLKLLLTAAGLEFTFNPRLVRGLDYYTKTAFEIQYAPLGAQSAVCGGGRYDGLIEECGGQPTPGIGFAIGLERVLLALEKQALLPAVTGSLDVFVLPLGEQAQAAAFKLLCDLRQAGFTADMDFMGRSVKAQMKLANKFSAKFAAVIGDNEVQTGQVNVKNMETGEQQQIRIADLLNKLNTEVKD; this is encoded by the coding sequence ATGTTAATTTCAGGTCCGCGCGGGACCAAAGATATATTGCCTGAGGCCAGCGCCTATTGGCAGTATATAGAAAAAGCAGCCCGGGATGTTTGCTCTCTTTATGGCTATCGGGAAATCCGCACGCCGGTATTTGAGCATACCGAATTATTTTTGCGCGGTATTGGTGAAACTACTGATATTGTCGAGAAAGAGATGTATACCTTTAACGACCGGGGCGGCCGCAGCATTACCCTGCGCCCCGAAAATACCGCCGCAGTGGTCAGGGCTTTTTTGGAGCATAAACTGTATGCTGAGACGCCGCCGGCCAAGCTGTACTATATCGGACCGATGTTTCGCTATGATCGCCCTCAGGCCGGCCGTTTCCGCCAGTTTCATCAATTTGGCATTGAAGCCGCCGGGGCCAAAGGTCCGGCAATTGATGCCGAAGTTATCCGCCTGGCTGTGCATTTTTTGCAGAAGCTGGGGCTGAATGAGCTGGTGCTCCAGCTCAATTCGGTGGGCTGTCCGGAGTGCCGTCCTCAATACCGTAAAGCCCTGCAGGATTTTTTACGGGAAAAATTAGCGGATTTATGTTTCGACTGTCAGTCGCGATTTGAGCGAAATCCGCTGCGGATACTGGACTGCAAGGAAGAAAAATGCACCGGCTTGTCGCAGGGAGCTCCACAAATGGTGGACTGCCTTTGTGATGACTGCAGCCGTCATTTTACCCAGTTAAAACTGCTTTTAACCGCTGCCGGGCTGGAGTTTACGTTTAACCCCCGCCTGGTTCGCGGACTGGATTACTATACCAAGACGGCTTTTGAAATCCAGTATGCGCCGCTGGGAGCGCAAAGCGCAGTATGCGGCGGCGGCCGATATGACGGTTTGATTGAGGAATGCGGCGGTCAGCCTACACCTGGCATTGGTTTTGCCATCGGTTTGGAGCGGGTGTTGCTGGCTTTGGAAAAACAAGCATTGCTGCCAGCCGTAACCGGATCGCTGGATGTGTTTGTCCTGCCGCTGGGTGAGCAGGCGCAGGCGGCGGCGTTTAAATTATTATGTGATTTGCGGCAGGCCGGATTTACTGCCGATATGGATTTTATGGGACGGAGCGTAAAAGCGCAAATGAAACTGGCCAATAAATTTTCGGCTAAATTTGCTGCTGTTATTGGCGACAATGAAGTGCAAACCGGCCAGGTCAATGTAAAAAATATGGAAACCGGCGAGCAACAGCAGATAAGAATAGCGGATTTACTGAACAAGTTGAATACTGAGGTGAAAGATTAG
- the aspS gene encoding aspartate--tRNA ligase, with protein MDTLAGFERTHSCGTISEQQADQAVVLCGWVARRRDHGGLIFVDLRDRSGIVQVVFSSAMAEQAFIKAESLRTEFVIAVKGTVRLRAADTVNANMPTGHVEVYCQELRILNKAKTPPFYIQDNIDVDETLRLKYRYLDLRRPEMQRNLMLRHRVTKVMRDFFDRNGFIEIETPMLTKSSPEGARDYLVPSRVNPGKFFALPQSPQLFKQILMVAGMERYFQIVRCFRDEDLRADRQPEFTQLDIEMSFIDREEILGMMEALAAQMFKESIGADIALPFKRLSYDEAMDTYGSDKPDIRFGLELVDISSVVKGSDFKVFETVLQNGGQVKAINVKGYAAIPRRELDGLVDYVSTYGAKGLAWICHTDEGIKSPIAKFFSDDILKAVTAATKAETGDLLLIIADQPKVVAQALGQLRLEMGRRLKLIDPDKLAFLWIVDFPMFEYDDAEQRWVAMHHPFTSPRDEDIAYLDSDPGRIKAKAYDMVLNGTEIGGGSIRIYNRQLQEKVFQAIGLSPEEAKAKFGYLLDAFEYGTPPHGGIAFGLDRLIMLMAKRSSIRDVIAFPKTQSATDIMTQAPSEVAAEQLKELHIRATGAGKKI; from the coding sequence ATGGATACATTGGCAGGATTTGAACGAACTCACTCATGTGGTACGATATCAGAACAACAGGCGGATCAGGCGGTTGTACTGTGCGGCTGGGTAGCCAGACGCCGGGACCATGGAGGATTAATCTTTGTTGATTTGCGGGACCGGTCCGGTATTGTGCAAGTAGTGTTTTCTTCGGCAATGGCTGAGCAGGCATTTATCAAGGCCGAATCGCTGCGAACAGAATTTGTCATTGCAGTAAAGGGAACGGTTAGATTACGAGCAGCCGACACGGTCAATGCAAACATGCCAACCGGTCATGTTGAGGTGTATTGCCAGGAATTAAGAATATTGAATAAGGCTAAAACGCCGCCGTTTTATATTCAGGACAATATTGACGTAGATGAGACCTTGCGGCTGAAATATCGCTATCTGGACTTGCGCCGGCCCGAGATGCAGCGCAATCTGATGCTGCGTCATCGTGTAACCAAAGTGATGCGGGATTTTTTTGACCGGAACGGCTTTATTGAAATTGAAACGCCGATGCTGACCAAAAGCAGCCCGGAAGGCGCCAGAGATTATCTTGTGCCAAGCAGGGTTAACCCCGGGAAATTTTTTGCTCTGCCCCAGTCGCCGCAGCTATTCAAACAAATTTTAATGGTTGCCGGAATGGAAAGGTATTTTCAGATCGTCAGATGTTTCCGGGATGAAGACCTGCGGGCTGACCGCCAGCCGGAGTTTACTCAGCTTGATATTGAAATGTCTTTTATTGACCGTGAGGAAATTCTCGGAATGATGGAAGCACTGGCGGCTCAAATGTTTAAAGAATCCATCGGCGCCGATATAGCGCTGCCGTTCAAGCGGTTAAGCTATGATGAAGCGATGGATACATACGGCTCGGATAAACCGGATATCAGGTTTGGCCTGGAACTGGTCGATATTTCTTCGGTAGTCAAGGGGTCAGATTTTAAAGTCTTTGAAACCGTTTTACAAAACGGCGGTCAGGTCAAAGCCATTAATGTCAAAGGCTATGCCGCCATTCCCCGGCGTGAGCTGGATGGTCTGGTTGATTATGTTTCCACTTACGGCGCAAAGGGTCTGGCCTGGATTTGCCATACTGACGAGGGGATAAAATCACCCATCGCCAAGTTCTTCTCAGATGACATTCTCAAGGCTGTTACGGCTGCCACGAAAGCGGAAACCGGCGACTTGCTGCTGATCATTGCCGATCAGCCGAAGGTAGTGGCTCAGGCCTTGGGGCAGCTCCGGCTGGAAATGGGACGAAGGCTGAAATTAATTGATCCTGATAAGCTGGCTTTCTTGTGGATTGTTGATTTTCCGATGTTCGAATATGACGACGCCGAACAGCGGTGGGTAGCCATGCATCATCCGTTTACCTCTCCCCGGGATGAAGACATTGCGTACCTGGACAGTGATCCCGGCCGGATCAAAGCCAAAGCCTACGATATGGTTTTAAACGGAACGGAAATTGGCGGCGGCAGTATTAGAATTTACAACCGTCAATTACAGGAAAAGGTTTTCCAGGCCATTGGTCTTTCTCCCGAAGAAGCCAAAGCTAAGTTTGGCTATCTGCTGGACGCCTTTGAATATGGAACGCCACCGCACGGCGGCATTGCTTTCGGTTTGGACAGACTGATTATGCTGATGGCCAAGCGGAGTTCCATTCGTGATGTGATTGCTTTTCCCAAAACACAGAGTGCAACCGATATCATGACCCAGGCTCCTTCAGAGGTTGCCGCCGAGCAGTTGAAAGAATTGCATATACGGGCAACTGGGGCGGGCAAGAAAATCTGA
- the ltaE gene encoding low-specificity L-threonine aldolase: protein MPMIDLRSDTVTQPTEAMRRAMYTAEVGDDVYGEDPTVNRLEQLGAELTGKEAALFVASGTMGNQLAVMTHSPKGDEIICEAESHLFYYEVGGLAYLAGVQARPLTGDKGILPAAAIDAAVRPADIHQPHTSLICLENTHNRAGGTYYSIDQLKEISRLAAEREIAVHTDGARLFNAAVAQQTTIAELTQYSDTVSICLSKGLGAPAGSLLVGSAAFIVRARRFRKMLGGGMRQAGILAAAALVGLTSMVERLADDHHHARQLGEAAAHLGLEVDLATVKTNIVIFDVEKTGKNARQVIELLQQAGVKANAFGEYKVRFVTHYGVTGADVENTIRALAQIVKG, encoded by the coding sequence ATGCCAATGATCGATTTACGCAGCGATACAGTAACCCAGCCGACGGAAGCGATGCGCCGAGCCATGTATACAGCCGAAGTCGGGGATGATGTTTATGGAGAAGATCCTACGGTTAACAGACTGGAACAACTGGGAGCTGAACTAACCGGAAAGGAAGCGGCTCTGTTTGTCGCCAGCGGCACGATGGGCAATCAGCTGGCCGTTATGACGCACAGCCCAAAAGGCGATGAAATTATTTGTGAGGCGGAGTCTCATCTTTTTTACTACGAGGTTGGCGGCCTGGCCTATCTGGCCGGAGTTCAGGCCCGGCCGCTGACTGGCGATAAAGGAATACTTCCCGCCGCCGCCATTGATGCCGCGGTACGCCCGGCTGATATCCACCAGCCGCATACCAGTCTGATTTGCCTGGAAAATACGCATAACCGCGCCGGCGGCACTTATTACAGTATTGACCAACTCAAGGAAATCAGCCGGTTGGCTGCAGAGCGGGAAATAGCTGTCCATACCGATGGCGCGAGGCTGTTTAACGCGGCTGTGGCCCAACAAACGACAATTGCCGAACTGACCCAATACAGCGATACCGTCAGCATCTGTCTGTCTAAGGGCCTGGGCGCTCCGGCAGGCTCATTGCTGGTTGGCTCCGCTGCGTTTATCGTCCGGGCGCGGCGATTCCGGAAAATGCTGGGGGGCGGAATGCGCCAGGCCGGCATTCTCGCCGCCGCGGCGCTGGTCGGCCTAACCAGTATGGTTGAACGGCTGGCTGATGATCATCACCATGCCCGGCAATTGGGCGAGGCTGCTGCTCATTTGGGCTTGGAAGTTGATCTGGCGACAGTCAAAACCAATATTGTTATTTTTGACGTGGAAAAAACGGGGAAAAATGCCCGGCAAGTGATTGAATTGCTCCAACAGGCAGGTGTAAAAGCCAATGCTTTTGGTGAATATAAAGTACGGTTTGTTACGCATTATGGCGTGACCGGAGCCGATGTTGAAAATACGATCAGGGCATTGGCCCAAATTGTCAAAGGGTGA